Sequence from the Microcoleus sp. FACHB-831 genome:
AGCCTCAGACGCCTTCTTACCCAGTTCCGTTAGTTGCCGTTCAGTCTGGACAACTAAAGATGCAGCCATTTTTCTAGCTTCAATTGGTTCGCTTAATTTTATATCTTCTTGGTAATACTTTTCCGCATCCTTCAACATTTGTTCAAGTTCTTTCTGCTCAACAAAGAGGCTATTAATCGTAAGCGATCGCTCTTGTTCCGTGGCTATATCCTTAGCCGAAACCGTTAGAATACCATTAGCATCAATCTCGAAAGTAACTTCGATTTGTGGCACACCCTTTGGAGCCGGAAAAATCCCGTTGAGGCGGAGAGTACCTAAGCTCTTATTGTCCTTTGCAAACAACCGCTCCCCTTGCAAAACGTGGATTTCTATACTCGTCTGCCCATCAGTTGCAGTAGAGAAAATTTCAGATTTTTTGGTAGGGATAATGCTATGGCGGGGAATCATAGTCGTCATAGCGCCATCTAAAGTTTCGATGCCTAATGACAGGTAAGTGTAATCCCACGAAACACAACAAAAGCTCGTCCAGCCATCACCCAGAACACTAGCTTGGATAGCTGCGCCGACTGATCCAACTTCGTCGGGATTAATGCTTTGATAGGGTTCTTTTCCTGTCAGCGATCGCACGAATTCTTTCACAGCCGGAATACGGGTGGAACCACCAACCAGTACGACTTCATCAATCGCGCTTTTGTCTATTCTTGCATCCCGAATTGCGTTTTCTATTTGGATGCGACAGCGTTCTATCAACTCCGAACACATTTTCTCAAATTGAGTTACAGTGAGGGTTGTGTCTATGTGCTTTGGGCCATCCTGAGTTGCAGTAATGAAGGGGAGGTTAATCTCTGCTTGGGTAACGCTGGAAAGCTCAATTTTTGCTTTTTCCGCAGCTTCAGTTAGCCGCTGCAAAGCTTGCTTATCATTCCGCAAATCAATGCCTTCAATGCGCTGGAATTCAGCAGCAAGCCAATCTACAATCTTTTTGTCGAAATCGTTGCCACCAAGGTAAGGTTCGCTGCTTGTAGCCAAGACTTCAAATACACCATCGCCAACGTCCAAGATGGTGACATCCAAAGTGCTACCACCAAGATCGAATACGAGAATGGTTTCGTTGCTTCTTCTTTCTAGTTCGTAGACGAGACAGGCAGCAGTTGGTTGGTTAATGATGCGGAGGACTTCCAAACCCGCCAGTTTGCCAGCATCTTTGGTGGCTTGTCGCTGGGAGTCGTTAAAGTAAGGAGGAACGGTAAGCACCACTTGGGTAACTTCTTCTCCC
This genomic interval carries:
- the dnaK gene encoding molecular chaperone DnaK gives rise to the protein MAQVIGIDLGATNACVAVMKDRTPAVIANAEGYSITPCVVAYGRNGDRLVGQIAKRQALMNPDNTFHSVKRFIGRKYDEVIDAAEQVSYQVLPDSNGGVKLNCPILDQEFTPEEITAQILRKLADTANKYLGEEVTQVVLTVPPYFNDSQRQATKDAGKLAGLEVLRIINQPTAACLVYELERRSNETILVFDLGGSTLDVTILDVGDGVFEVLATSSEPYLGGNDFDKKIVDWLAAEFQRIEGIDLRNDKQALQRLTEAAEKAKIELSSVTQAEINLPFITATQDGPKHIDTTLTVTQFEKMCSELIERCRIQIENAIRDARIDKSAIDEVVLVGGSTRIPAVKEFVRSLTGKEPYQSINPDEVGSVGAAIQASVLGDGWTSFCCVSWDYTYLSLGIETLDGAMTTMIPRHSIIPTKKSEIFSTATDGQTSIEIHVLQGERLFAKDNKSLGTLRLNGIFPAPKGVPQIEVTFEIDANGILTVSAKDIATEQERSLTINSLFVEQKELEQMLKDAEKYYQEDIKLSEPIEARKMAASLVVQTERQLTELGKKASEADKIWIEELLKNLRETIAKPDSANDSLAVLALGGKLLSNKTQPVLMQMGSPIYALTGAPKTGN